One part of the Rothia sp. ZJ932 genome encodes these proteins:
- the ftsY gene encoding signal recognition particle-docking protein FtsY, with the protein MNDTLTLVLYIVLGVAVLGGLLAVLLRGPKAPPGGYPTTRDPNDPAEETPTTERPSPVAGRMVRLRERLSRSNSMLGKGLLALLSRDRIDQDVWDEVEETLLMADLGAEPSQRLVEALQARVRVEGTENPAHVKQMLREELLKVVDPSLDRSLALDGADGNPGVVLVVGVNGVGKTTTVGKLARVMVAEEKNLLLGAADTFRAAAADQLQTWGDRVGVETVRSDKEGADPASVAFETIKVGKERGVDTVMIDTAGRLQNKAGLMDQLGKIKRVVEKEAPVTEVLLVIDATTGQNGMVQAKVFAEVVNITGIVLTKLDGTAKGGIVVAIQETLGVPVKLVGLGEGPDDLAPFNAEEFVDALID; encoded by the coding sequence ATGAACGATACCCTGACCTTAGTTTTGTACATTGTGCTGGGCGTTGCGGTACTGGGCGGTTTGCTGGCTGTGCTATTGCGCGGCCCGAAAGCGCCTCCCGGGGGTTACCCCACCACCCGCGACCCCAATGATCCCGCTGAAGAAACGCCCACTACCGAGCGTCCATCGCCCGTTGCTGGTCGTATGGTTCGCCTGCGCGAGCGTCTTTCACGCTCAAACTCGATGCTGGGCAAAGGTCTTCTTGCTCTTCTCTCTCGCGACCGCATTGATCAGGATGTGTGGGATGAGGTTGAAGAAACTCTGCTCATGGCTGATCTGGGCGCTGAGCCTTCCCAGCGTTTGGTAGAGGCTTTACAGGCACGCGTCCGGGTTGAGGGCACTGAGAACCCCGCCCACGTGAAGCAGATGCTGCGTGAAGAATTGCTGAAGGTCGTAGACCCGTCCCTTGACCGCTCGCTGGCACTTGACGGTGCTGACGGTAACCCCGGTGTTGTGCTGGTGGTAGGTGTCAATGGTGTTGGCAAGACAACCACCGTAGGTAAGCTAGCCCGCGTTATGGTGGCAGAAGAGAAGAACCTTCTGCTGGGTGCCGCCGATACCTTCCGTGCAGCGGCAGCCGATCAGTTGCAGACCTGGGGCGACCGCGTGGGCGTTGAGACCGTGCGCAGCGATAAGGAGGGTGCAGATCCCGCATCGGTTGCTTTTGAGACCATCAAGGTCGGTAAAGAACGCGGGGTTGATACCGTGATGATCGATACCGCCGGACGCCTGCAGAATAAAGCAGGGCTGATGGACCAGCTGGGCAAAATCAAGCGTGTGGTTGAGAAAGAAGCTCCTGTTACCGAGGTGTTGCTGGTCATTGATGCAACCACCGGTCAGAACGGCATGGTGCAGGCGAAGGTCTTTGCTGAGGTAGTGAATATTACCGGTATCGTACTGACTAAGCTTGATGGAACTGCTAAGGGCGGCATCGTAGTTGCTATCCAGGAAACCCTGGGTGTACCGGTCAAGCTGGTTGGTCTGGGCGAAGGCCCGGACGATTTGGCACCTTTCAATGCTGAAGAGTTCGTGGACGCGCTGATTGACTAA
- a CDS encoding exodeoxyribonuclease III, producing MKLISWNIDSLNAALTSDSPRALLSREVLRTVTNHEPDVLAIQETKLPAKGPTKKHLEVLEDYFPGYQIAWVSSDEPARKGYAGTMFLYKPEHTPTVTYPKIESPTTMDAEGRMITLEFEDFYVTQVYTPNASDGLKRLADRQVWDTLYANYLATLDARKPVLATGDFNVAHTEIDLANPKSNTRSPGFTIEEREGFTNLLAKGFTDTFRHLHGDVTGAYTWWAQRSRTSKINNTGWRIDYWLVSNRVADKVTKSEMIDSGTRQDHTPILLEIEL from the coding sequence ATGAAACTTATCTCCTGGAACATTGACTCACTGAACGCCGCCCTCACCAGCGATTCACCGCGCGCCCTGCTGTCCCGCGAAGTCTTGCGCACCGTCACCAACCACGAACCCGACGTCCTTGCTATCCAGGAAACCAAGCTCCCAGCCAAGGGCCCTACCAAAAAGCACCTCGAAGTGCTTGAGGATTACTTTCCCGGCTACCAGATTGCCTGGGTATCTTCAGATGAGCCCGCCCGCAAAGGCTATGCCGGAACCATGTTCCTCTACAAGCCCGAGCACACGCCAACGGTGACCTACCCCAAGATTGAAAGCCCCACCACCATGGACGCCGAGGGACGCATGATTACCCTCGAATTTGAGGATTTCTACGTCACCCAAGTCTACACCCCCAACGCCTCCGACGGGCTGAAGCGCCTAGCCGACCGCCAGGTATGGGATACCCTCTACGCTAACTACCTTGCAACTCTGGACGCACGCAAACCCGTACTGGCTACCGGCGACTTCAACGTAGCCCACACTGAAATCGACCTGGCAAACCCCAAATCCAACACCCGCTCACCAGGCTTCACCATCGAAGAACGCGAGGGCTTTACCAACCTGCTAGCCAAGGGCTTCACCGACACCTTCCGCCACCTGCACGGGGACGTCACCGGCGCCTACACCTGGTGGGCACAGCGCTCGCGCACCTCAAAAATCAATAACACGGGCTGGCGCATCGACTACTGGCTGGTCTCTAATCGTGTGGCAGATAAGGTCACAAAGTCAGAGATGATTGACTCGGGCACCCGCCAGGATCACACCCCGATTCTGCTGGAGATTGAGCTGTAA
- a CDS encoding GNAT family N-acetyltransferase → MAPSLCLMTTPGQGLGKAPIASIARLGWEHGFSHLTASVEDANEKSLAMHRHLEAEKIGSFERDNRPYSVVAFDLA, encoded by the coding sequence GTGGCCCCCTCGCTGTGCTTGATGACTACGCCGGGGCAGGGGCTGGGCAAGGCACCCATTGCGTCCATCGCCCGTTTGGGATGGGAACACGGGTTCAGTCATCTGACAGCTTCCGTTGAAGATGCCAACGAAAAATCACTGGCTATGCACCGGCACCTGGAAGCAGAAAAAATCGGCAGTTTTGAACGTGATAACCGCCCTTATTCGGTAGTCGCTTTCGACCTTGCCTAG
- a CDS encoding NUDIX hydrolase codes for MNSYLPQDELVKFIESLPTRRLAAAALIRDEKGRTLAVKPNYKDGWTMPGGTVEAGESPKVGCFREVIEEVGLDLEPGRLLLLFHGLQMGIWGDSTYYIYDGGMIDSSAQITLQEEELTEYRWVAEEDLDDYFSASFTYNLRQCYRALETGCVVELDSSIA; via the coding sequence GTGAATTCTTATCTTCCGCAGGATGAATTGGTGAAGTTCATTGAGAGCTTACCGACCCGTCGTTTGGCAGCTGCTGCTTTGATTCGCGATGAGAAGGGGCGGACGCTCGCTGTTAAGCCTAATTACAAGGACGGTTGGACGATGCCTGGCGGCACCGTTGAGGCAGGCGAGTCGCCTAAGGTGGGATGCTTCCGCGAAGTTATTGAAGAGGTCGGTTTAGATTTGGAGCCCGGTAGGCTCTTGCTCCTATTCCACGGGTTGCAGATGGGTATCTGGGGCGACTCCACCTACTACATTTACGATGGTGGCATGATTGACTCGTCGGCGCAGATTACCTTGCAAGAAGAGGAACTCACCGAGTACCGCTGGGTAGCTGAAGAGGATCTTGATGATTACTTTTCAGCTAGTTTTACCTACAATCTTAGGCAGTGTTACCGGGCGCTTGAAACTGGGTGCGTTGTTGAACTTGATAGCAGCATCGCGTAA
- the ffh gene encoding signal recognition particle protein, translating into MFNSLSDRLTATFKNLRGKGRLTEADIDATVREIRRALLDADVAVPVVREFTAGVKERALGTEVSEALNPSQQIVKIVNEELVKILGGQTRRINMAKTGPTIIMLAGLQGAGKTTLAGKLSHWLKAQGHTPMLVASDLQRPNAVNQLKVVGSRAGVPVYAPHPGVTSEFDTVTGDPVQVARDGVAEARAKLHDVVIVDTAGRLGVDAELMAQARNIRDAINPHEVLFVIDAMIGQDAVNTANAFNEGVDFTGVVLSKLDGDARGGAALSVASVTGKPIMFASTGENVTDFEQFHPDRMASRILDMGDVLSLIEQAEQTWDKAEADRMAQKFVDREDFTFEDFLAQMQQIRKMGSMKKLLMMMPGAAQMRQQLEAFDEREIDRVEAIVRSMTPHERVAPKIINGSRRARIAKGSGVTVSEVNQLMERFAQAQKMMKKLANGQMPGMPGGMQVPGMAAAGGAKKKNAKGNNKKKKGSGNPAKRAQQEQAAQQKAQAAKGSAFGQQNNQDFDMKDMNLPKGFEKFLGN; encoded by the coding sequence GTGTTCAATTCACTCTCAGACCGGTTGACAGCAACCTTTAAGAACCTCCGCGGCAAGGGCCGCCTGACCGAAGCTGATATTGATGCAACAGTTCGCGAGATTCGCCGTGCGCTGCTCGATGCTGACGTCGCGGTTCCTGTGGTTCGCGAGTTCACCGCTGGTGTTAAAGAACGTGCCCTAGGCACTGAGGTTTCAGAGGCTCTGAACCCCTCCCAGCAGATTGTCAAGATTGTTAACGAAGAGCTCGTTAAAATCTTGGGTGGTCAGACTCGCCGCATCAATATGGCGAAGACCGGCCCGACCATCATTATGCTGGCTGGTTTGCAGGGTGCCGGTAAAACCACTCTGGCAGGTAAACTCTCGCACTGGCTCAAAGCGCAGGGGCACACCCCCATGCTGGTGGCGTCCGATTTGCAGCGCCCCAACGCGGTCAACCAGTTGAAGGTGGTAGGCTCGCGCGCGGGAGTTCCCGTCTACGCTCCTCACCCCGGCGTTACCAGCGAGTTTGATACCGTTACCGGCGACCCGGTTCAGGTAGCCCGCGACGGTGTCGCTGAAGCTCGCGCTAAACTGCACGACGTCGTTATCGTCGATACCGCGGGTCGTTTGGGTGTTGATGCAGAGCTGATGGCTCAGGCACGCAATATCCGCGACGCTATCAACCCTCACGAAGTTCTGTTCGTCATCGATGCGATGATTGGTCAGGACGCGGTGAACACCGCTAACGCCTTCAACGAGGGTGTAGATTTCACCGGCGTGGTGCTCTCAAAGCTCGATGGCGATGCCCGCGGTGGTGCAGCGCTGTCAGTAGCATCAGTAACCGGCAAGCCCATCATGTTCGCCTCCACCGGCGAGAACGTCACTGACTTCGAGCAGTTCCACCCCGACCGTATGGCATCGCGCATTCTTGATATGGGTGATGTGCTCTCACTCATTGAGCAGGCGGAGCAGACCTGGGACAAGGCTGAAGCCGACCGTATGGCGCAGAAGTTCGTCGATCGCGAAGACTTCACTTTTGAGGATTTCTTGGCGCAGATGCAACAGATCCGCAAGATGGGTTCCATGAAGAAGCTGCTCATGATGATGCCCGGCGCTGCGCAGATGCGCCAGCAGCTAGAGGCATTTGATGAGCGTGAAATTGACCGTGTTGAGGCAATCGTCCGCTCGATGACCCCCCACGAACGTGTGGCACCCAAGATTATTAACGGTTCGCGTCGTGCTCGTATTGCTAAGGGTTCAGGCGTTACCGTTTCTGAGGTTAACCAGCTCATGGAACGCTTCGCTCAGGCACAGAAGATGATGAAGAAGTTGGCTAACGGTCAGATGCCCGGTATGCCCGGCGGTATGCAGGTTCCCGGTATGGCAGCAGCCGGTGGTGCTAAGAAGAAGAACGCTAAGGGCAACAACAAAAAGAAGAAGGGCTCGGGCAACCCTGCCAAGCGCGCTCAGCAGGAGCAGGCAGCGCAGCAGAAGGCCCAGGCGGCTAAGGGTTCAGCATTTGGTCAGCAGAACAACCAAGACTTCGATATGAAGGACATGAACCTGCCGAAGGGTTTTGAGAAGTTCCTGGGCAACTAG